The genomic segment TCGGTGAAGGCGCAGCAGATGGAGCGCCGCCCCGAGGTCGCGCTGATCCTGTTCTGGCGCGAACTCGACCGTCAGGTGCGCGTTCGCGGACCCGTCTCGCGGCTATCCGAGGCCGACTCGGACGAGTACTTCGCCTCGCGGCCGCGCGAGAGCCAGATCGGCGCCTGGGCCTCGCCGCAGAGCCGTCCGCTTCCCGATCGCGCCGCACTCGAGGCGCGGATCGCCGAGATCGAGGAGCGCTTCGAGGGCCACGACGTCCCGCGTCCGCCGCGCTGGGGTGGCTACATCGTCGATCCGCGAGCGATCGAGTTCTGGCAGGGCCAGGTCGGCCGGCTCCACGACCGCTTCGTCTACACCCGGGGAGCCGGGC from the Thermoleophilia bacterium SCSIO 60948 genome contains:
- the pdxH gene encoding pyridoxamine 5'-phosphate oxidase produces the protein MPPFSETDLDPDPIAQFAQWYERASEDVPLTDAMTLATVDDTGAPDARMVLLKGFGDDGFRFFTNLDSVKAQQMERRPEVALILFWRELDRQVRVRGPVSRLSEADSDEYFASRPRESQIGAWASPQSRPLPDRAALEARIAEIEERFEGHDVPRPPRWGGYIVDPRAIEFWQGQVGRLHDRFVYTRGAGRWAIERLGP